A section of the Acropora muricata isolate sample 2 chromosome 4, ASM3666990v1, whole genome shotgun sequence genome encodes:
- the LOC136913977 gene encoding apoptosis regulator R1-like, with the protein MVHNNDRLRSFNTIVKDYVGYKLRQKNIFLDGYNVNESPSAAACHLRRVADELIEENRQLFDSMCDQLHLTHASTYATFVGIADEIFQTGKNWGRIVAFLAFGATLAVYCVQKEDLAELLDNIIEWLSLYMEQNLGQWINENGGWEGFIQFFKKEDGSPGNGRNGGWRIAAVAGLGIGALLMLACR; encoded by the exons ATGGTACACAACAACGACCGTTTGAGGTCTTTCAATACCATTGTCAAAGACTATGTAGGATACAAACTTcgtcaaaaaaatatatttctggATGGGTATAATGTGAACGAGAGTCCTTCGGCAGCAGCGTGTCATTTGCGGCGAGTGGCGGACGAACTCATAGAAGAGAATAGACAGTTGTTCGACTCCATGTGTGATCAACTTCATCTTACACACGCTTCTACTTATGCCACATTTGTCGGAATTGCGGACGAAATTTTTCAGACAGGGAAAAACTGGGGTCGCATTGTTGCTTTTCTGGCTTTTGGAGCCACGTTGGCTGTGTATTGTGTTCAAAAAGAGGATCTCGCAGAACTTCTTGACAACATTATTGAATGGCTCTCTTTGTACATGGAGCAAAATCTTGGTCAATGGATTAACGAGAATGGCGGATGG GAAGGGTTTATTCAGTTCTTCAAAAAAGAGGATGGCTCTCCAGGAAATGGACGAAATGGAGGATGGCGCATTGCTGCTGTTGCAGGACTTGGGATTGGTGCTCTTCTGATGCTAGCTTGTAGATAA